The sequence caaaaccttctaaatccaataactcagtattttttaactttatccattctttcagctAGCAGAGAcatgaagcttcataatataatttcaagtctggcagggcgaagcctcctctttctttcgcatccgTTAATAACTTATACataattcttggcttcttaccctgctagatatatcttgaaattgctctttgccactctttaaatATCGCTGTCCCCTTaattattggaattgtctgaaataagaataacatctttggcagcTGCCGCTCTGGCTGTTCTTTTGTTCTCTCGGTGGCAGAAGAGACATGGACACTTGAAGGTTTTTATGACCTACTTTAGGTTAATTATAAATTAACCTAAACTGcataacgtcagattttttgttatttttttcaaaaaaagattttccgcAGCTTACGGTGTCAAGGCCTGATTTCTTAGCCTAGGATAAAAACCCTTTGGTTTTCACCACTAAACCTTTCAGAgtggcatttgcaaccgtttggcaccatttatgagtgaattgcataaCGTCAGGATTTTAGTGAAATTCTGACCACGCGGTTaatataaaaacccttctgttgaGATTAGAATATAGGCATACAGCGATCCTTTCAGAACAACTGGGCCCTGTAGCaggatcagtgctggatttacgtactgtataagctaagcaagctatagttTAAGGCCCCACTCtgttggggcccccaaaaaattaaaggaaaaaacttggatgtacatttccaaaatgtaagataaaaaattaaaataaaacctacatacagcaacatgttgttttatgttgtgtaggctcctgtgatgtaagtaatgggccccacctgctagcctgccccctaaaatatcactggtttgctcatttctatatatatggGGCTACAATCTGCTATTTAtgattattagtagtttgcatcatatagGTACTTATGTCAGAACTCCCTGACATTAGTTATATCAGTGAGCCTGAACTGTATGAGAGACAGGAAGATGAGAGGGAAGAGGGCTTCAGAAGGAGGAGAGACTGAAGTGAACAGGGATTCCCAGCCCacggtgggggaggagagagagggcaggGAAGAAACGCAAGAAGGGGAGacgcaggaaagggagcagacaGATTCACAGGTGTTGCAGGGTTAAGCTCTGGCTCAGAGGTGGAGCAAAGACCGGAATCTCTGTGCACACGGATATCAGAAGACTGCGGGAACGTAAGAGAAGAGTCGTAAAGGCAACTGGCAGCAGTGATGATGATTGAAATTAGGCTGGCTCTTGCCCGTTGTGTAAATAGCAATAAACAAGGACTACAAAAAGTGCCTGAGGGCAATTAGCAAACCAGATAAGCTGTTGTGGGCACACTCCACAACCTGTAATACCGGCTGCAATAAAACGTTGCTTTAAGTGCAGGGAAGGGACTCCGTGGGTTTCAGGAAAGGCCTCTGTTAGCACGCGTGTGCCTGCAAGCACCACACTGGCAGCACCTGCGATAGGAACCTCTCAGTCATCTtccaaattaaaaagaaattctGTTTAAGTTAATGGACaatggtgtggtgtagtggttaagagcagtggactcgtaatctggtgaactgggtttgcttccccgctcttccacatgcagctgctgggtgacattgggctagtcacacttctctgaactctctcagcctcactcacttcacagagtgtttgttgtgggggaggaagggaaaggagattgttagccacttggagactccttaaggggagtgaaaggcgggatatcaagtccaaactcttcttcttctgatatcCCAACCTCCATGGGGATCAGATGCTTACAGGGAGAATAGTAATGGTAGTTCATGCATGCTCACGTGTAAGTGAATGAGGCAAGCCCAAGCTATGTGTTATGGCAACATTCACATCTGCATGGGAGCAGCTGGATTGTTTAAAGTGAAGGTAGCTGGACAGTCTGTCAAGTGGAAATAAAAAATGGATTGGTAATAACATACATGTGTGTGCATCCAATTACAGATTGCACAAGAGGTTCACAGGCCATAGGTGACATAGAGATGGGCTGTGCTATAATTCTTATGATTAGGTTCTACACCCCAACCCAGAGACACCTGCATGGAGATCTTGTTCAGAAATTTATTTCCAAGCTACTTTACAGCATAACCTATGATATGCGGCCTAGTAGGGTGCCATTTTAAAGGAGCATGTATGTGCCGTAGCTTCAGCTCTGAGAAGCCAGCTTTTTCCAGGTCGTTCCAGGTTTCTCTGGCCAAGTGGCACCCGTCAAACAGACATATCCAAGTTGGATCATAGATCTGCTGCCAGAAAAGAGTCCAGCTGGAAGGAGCACCTGCAACGTGTTCTAGGAAGTAGAAAGCGCCACCCTGGAGAAACAGAAATGGATGCATATAAGTTACTTTCTATTCTCCTTTGGAGTTCCTCAGATATTCCTTTGCATAACCAGCGCTAATGGTATCAGAGTGCTGTTAATTTTTCATGGCAACAGCCACTGTTCCCCTgaattctgtcctgaatcttcccacattcagctgcATTGGATGGCTTTGGGGTTCTAGTCTTATAAGAGGGACACAGActgctcagctggttagagcgtgatGCTGAGAACacgaaggttgcaggttctatccctgtacaggacagctgcatattcctgccttgtagggggttggactagatgatctccaggctcccttctaattctacaattctatgatttctctgTCCGCTTTCTCCATTCCGAGCATAACATTACACATCTCCATATTGGCCTTTTCTCACAGCTGCTACAagctgggtcaacatcttcaccaAGCTATCTGCTATGGCTGCAAAGTCTCATCCCTGGTCACTTACCACCAATTCAGATTCCTGAGGTTAtatgtcattttatttttatttatcaccCCCAAATCACTCTACACTTGATTACTTTGAACTTCATTGgccattttaatgcccattcGCTCAGTTTGGAgaaggagtgccaacttgaataaaatattggggaaggCCAGGTATGCCCCTCCCCATATAATCAACCTCAAGAAGTAGTACACAGACACACTCCATTTTAATCGTATTGCCCATCACCTTTAGGGGttcccggccccctcaaatattttattcgtGGGGTCAatgggaccttggcccctagaagttggttCTATGGTTTGGAGAAATCCTTTTGGAGCTTTTCACAACCACTTTTTGCCAACGTGAAAATTTGGGTATCATTGTCAAACTTGACCCCAGTTCAGTCCTTGGACATGTTAATGATTAACAGGTTGAGTTTAAGGTCTCGTTTCTCAAATAACTGATTGTGAAAACTGTAAATTCAAGTACCGGTACACTGTGAACCGGTATGTAAACTGTTCAAAATTCCGAAGTTTATTTATGTTGGGTGCTTTTAGGATTGTGAACTGGGATAACTAACGAACCTTTTGGGCCCAAGGTTGCAGTCATGCTTAGCAAACCCTTTGAGAGCTGCATGCCAATGCTGAGATGGTCCAAAACTCAGTATGGATCCATACAGATGTAAGAGTTGAAAAGGGGAGCTATCCCTTTTCCTGGCTCATCAAATGAATTATCTGATGACCGAGGAGAGGGCAATTTACATCCAATTTGCAGCTGTCCAAATTGGCGGTGTTGCAGGGAGAAAAATAACAGCTGTTTGGGCTGGATCAATTTACCACTCCTAGTTTAAAATATATTGCTCTTGAGGAATCAGAATGACTCATGGtggaatatatatacagtggtaccttgggttacaaacacctcgggttacaaacacttcaggttacagattccactaacctggaagtagtacctcgggttaagagctttgccccaggatgagaacagaaagcacgCGGCGgcacggcgcggcggcagcaggaggctccattagctaaagtggtacctcaggttaagaacggtttcaggttaagaacggacctccggaatgaattaagttcgtaaccagaggtaccactgtacagtatatggaaattatatatatatataatctgaaAGCACTTTCATTCCTTCTTAAAAATCAGTTTCCCACAAATATATCATTTCCATCGCTTGATAAAATTCTGCTTTGCAAGCTGGAACATTTTGAAAACcaaaatttacattttttttcagcaacagaaactacagctcccacacacacaaaaaaaaaacctaaaaggGGTGGGAAGACAAAAAGATTTTCACATGTTTGCAAGAAGCAATTGGGATTTGTTTAAATGCTGTTTGTCACCGAAGCCAATTGACAGTTATTATCATATATCAGAATTCAAATTCCTTTCCTTTCAGATCAGTTGTGGTTTGCTGACTCAAAGTGAAAATCCTGACACCCCCAACCTCATGAACTCTTACATCATCATCAGAACTTGCATCAAAGAGTGAATTGGAATATTCCATGAAGGATTTGTTCAGAGTTTGTTGTAAAGGCCATAGGGATGTAGCAATTTCAACACTCACAACTTTCTGTGTAACTCTGTTTCCTAATCTGTGCTGCTGCGGGAGGTTTAGGATAAGGCAGACATGACCCTCTGCCAGTAGATGaagcatttaaaaacttccctatacagggctgccttcagacgtcttctaaaacttatatagttacttatccctTTGATTCAGGGACTGCAGAtctccatacactccaacatttctccaatgaaaatagggatatcctaaggacattcctggatcaaataaaaaaccagcacagcttctgtaaatgaaggactgtccctggaaaataggagtgTCTGAGTGTCTGGGGAGCACTGTACAATTCTCTGGGCTTTCACATATTTTACAATGTTTTACAATGAGgtcagttttaaaaaagaagttcagCCGTGGCTTTCCTCTTTCTGTCTATCCATCCATATCTGAGAAACGATAGTTAAAGAGAAGTCTTAAGGGTAACATCAAATACTAACGGAAAATTAATTGACTATTTATTTATGTGTTGGAACAGTCTGCGCAGTAAAACCtctccaacttcttttaaaatagCCTTGGTCGCAAATGCCCTTCTGTAGCTTGAATCTAGGCTGTTGCGAAAGGGGACTTGAAGTTAAGCATGTTCTTATGCACATTCTTGCACAATCCGATTGCTCTTTAGATCTCCTCGTTTAAAAGTAGTTAAGATGTTACAGTTTTGTTATGCTTATAGCGTTCTCCTTTAAAACTATGGCTATCTGCTGCTGTCAAAAACATtcaggagaataataataataataataaatttatccaCCCAACAgggtattaaaaacaaaataaaacatcaaacattaaaaacttctctaaacagccttcagatgtcttctaaaagtcatatagttgtttgtttccttgacatctgatggcagggcgttccacagggtgggtgccactaccgagaaggccctctgcctggtaccctgtaatctcacttctcgcagtgagggaaccgccagaaggccctcggcactggacctcattgtctgggctgaatgagTGGGATGGagatgctgcttcaggtatactgggccttccTGCCCAACCATCTACCAGTTTCAAAGTTGGAGACAAGCACGTTTAAAAGTTTGCTTTGGTCTTTCACAAGTGCGCAACAACAACGGACAAAATAATAAAAGGCATGTCTAGATCTGTCTAAGGTGCCCTCAATAACACAGAGTGTGGGATTGTTTCTTCCTAACTGTAGTTAAGAGAGAAAAGCAAGCAAGTGATTCCAACGTTTGCAACTTGTGAGAATGTAAATAGCTCAGAAGCAAATTGGTTTATGCAGAAACAACAAGGGATCCGAATCCATCTACCTGCATTTGTGATTGCCCAACGGATATAGAATTGACTAACACCCGAGAATACAGCATGCCCCTGCAGTTACTGAATTGTCCTTGTTCTTCCCACGGCGTGAGCTACTTACCGGTCTCAGCACCCGTAGGACTTCTTTCATAACTTGCTCTGGGCTCTTCACAGAGCATAGCACCAGCGTTGAAACCACCACATCCACCGATGCATCTGGTACCTGGTGCAGGTCCTCAGCCGGAGCCACCAAACAGCGTTCCACCTGCACGTGTGGATTTTCAGCCAGGCTCTTGTCAAGAAACTTCTGGAAGTTGGGGTTCGGATCAGTGCATATGATTTTGCATCCCGCAGGGTAGAACTGAAAGTTGGAGCCAGTTCCCGCACCAATCTCCAACAGTGTGAGGGCCCCGGTGGGACTGGCAAAGTCCTTCAGGTTGCTGAACATTTCCTTTTTCTTGTCAGACATGTGCTTATTATAACAGATGGTCACCACAGCCATGAAGTAGGGGAATAACTTCTTGCAAAGGGGTTCCCAGATACCCAGATACCACAGCAAGTAAGCAGGAAAGGCTAATATCTGGACGCATAACCTGAGCAGGACAACTAGGCATGTTGCTTCCATGTTAGCTGGAGGGCAGAAAACAGCAAAGTCAGAGGAGAAGAGAAAGTCAGTCGCAGAGTCTCAAGGGTGGGGCTTGTTTTTATCTGCAGCTTCCAGTCCTAAATAACTAGCCAGTTAAAATGAAGCAACCAAGTTCCAGGAATAGCTTGATATATGTTAAAGGTACAGCTGCCAGAGCCCTTGGCAGTGACCACACTGGCTGCGAGATCTCAAAGGGTGGAGAGGAAACTAAACTAAACACACTCTTCATAAACTaaacacactctctcacacacactcaccaATAACCTTGTGTGTGCACGCACTCGTAATCTTGCCCCTGTCAGAGGGAACTTAAAAACTGTATTTGCTGTATTTAAGTTCCCTGTCAGAAGGAACTTAAAAACTGTATTTGCTGtctttaagagggaaataatcTCATTTAGGGGGTATTCTAAAACTTTATTGCAGCATTGTACTCCGCGGTCCtaagtgccggatttacgtataagctaaacaagttatagcttagggccccactgtcttggagccccccccccaatttgaagGAAACAAAActtgtacatttctaaaatacaagataaaaaacaagcaaaacaaaacatacatacaccaacactgttttgttttgtgtaggctcctatttcgttatgcgcaaatggctttggatacttattaggtccataaattaccataaagcaaatattcaacacacaaaaacagcgacagtttgttgttgacaaaggacagcaggacatataaagggccccattaccttcagcagcttagggcctcatcaaagctaAATCCGACCCTAGCGGTCCTGTAGTAACCCAAAGCGAATGTTGGTTTAAATTTGTTACAAGCTTTCCCTAAATATAAGGGGAAACCTTTTTCCCATGGCAGAACTCTTTCACACCAAAACTGCGCTGAAAAATGTTGGGGTGGAAGGATTGGCTCCCTCTGAGTTGAAACTACGGTGGTCTTCAGTGATATGTTTGCTTCCCTTGTGGGTTTGTTCTTTTCTCTCAAGGAGCTGCAGACTTGAGCAGCACAGCTTCTGTAAAtgaaggactgtccctggaaaatgctttttttttaaaaaatccctaagctgcggggtcagaatttcactaATATCACTAAATTTCAATACATTCGGGTgaatttgagtgaattgcagaacgtcagaattTCACTAAAATTCTGACcccgcgggttagggattttttcaaaaaagaattttCCACAGCTTAAAGCATCAAGGCCTTATTTCTGAGCCTAgtataaaaacccttctgttttcaccgccaaacctttcaggggagcatttgcaacagtttggcaccatttttgagtgaattgcataaCGTCAGATTTTTAGTGAAATTCTGACCcagcggcttagggtttttttcaaaaaaagattttccgcAGCTTAAAgcgttgaggcctgatttcttagcCTAGGATAAAAACCCTACTGTTTTCACCGCCCAacctttctgttatgtactgcagttctcaccctgggccagcagggggatactgtagatagttatgcaaatgaaggatcgaaagtgacgttcagtgactggatagttttagaaagttgctacagtaacgtactggaagcaggctgactgagcccttcagctcagttctgttctggcctctgaataaacaagagctatttgaagaatcactgtgtcgtctgatatgttcacccacaacttaacactggcgaagAGGATGGGactgatggacatcagagcacagccagatgtggccaccctctgaactgagctaaatcattgagctgaatcactgagcgaaatcactgaacagaaccaattcagagctgactgttctggctagagcacggtgttccatccatcgccctccacgccggcatcggaatcatggcttcacttgtgcctctaccgccgtttgcgccagcctctgaatcatgggactcctacctcactCGGTTcaactgctacctccaagccaacgagctgacagaaGTATCAAAGGAGCGGAagtggggcctattcctcagcctctgtgggcctgaggtgtttgagacggcccgagcattgcttgcacctgaagcagtccaggcagcaccgtgggacacgattcaagagaagctctgcaaccactacgcgccaaagccatccaagattgctGCCTGCCATGcattctaccaccggaaccagtcagagggggagtcaattaacaactacactACTGCCCTccaacaggctgcaatgcactgcgagttccgagacttagacgatgccctgatggatcgaatcatCTGCGGGGTCTGGGACATCCGTCTGCAAcagcgtctcctcgccaagccagacctcacgctgcagaaagccattgaggaagccgtggcctcagaagctgccgaacgctccgcccaggagatccgcaaggccaGCAGCTCGcatcttgctaggaagccagttccagtgcatcatgaagaggccagcagtgatgaggcatcctccagtgaagacgatggcGTGCATCAGACAAAGCAGGAGTGCAGAAAGTTCCaaaagaagtccaagggccaaccggaatgtggcggctgcggaggcaaccattcccgtgccaagtgtcgattcagataTGCCATCTgtcggaagtgttccagaaggggccacatcgctaaggtctgccgattggctccgtctgacaccccccccccactgactcgcaaatccaagtcttcactccagtccgcCATGGAAAGCTGTtttgagacttccgggttagcgccatcgtctaatggcggattccctccgagctccggagggaatcggcttagtaggggtcgggtcctgccgcggcggcgacgcggggaccctcagaaaccacaggcgctgaagcctgtggacctggtgactcggcgggcaccattggcgcccccccgacccgcgaaggagcctttttaaaggctccgaaacgggggacggagagtggtgcggtgctgagagtcgactacttctcctactgagtgaagccgcatgccatggacggagagcgctgacttctttctctgaacatttggactaaaagtaacaacccgtgagtaatacggaaattgggcttaaaaagggaaaaattttcttgggaattaggcacgaccggggaaggcgcaaagaggaagtccgtctacccaccttgtaaacatcttaaagcaaggatttgataactaaggttgagagaacgcctttatctttagtggataaaagcaattaactccacgttttggcaacataagtgattttgctggaggataagagcgaatattgagagcggaattgtcacctctcccccaggacccgggagcgatcggtgagagagcctgctgaagagatatagaagactttgacagctgtcaaactagctgtcaaagttgggggaaaaggagaactttgtttctgttgtctttgctggttatatttgttacaatttggtaataagttgttaaaaataaagaa comes from Podarcis raffonei isolate rPodRaf1 chromosome 2, rPodRaf1.pri, whole genome shotgun sequence and encodes:
- the LOC128407128 gene encoding putative methyltransferase-like protein 7A, producing the protein MEATCLVVLLRLCVQILAFPAYLLWYLGIWEPLCKKLFPYFMAVVTICYNKHMSDKKKEMFSNLKDFASPTGALTLLEIGAGTGSNFQFYPAGCKIICTDPNPNFQKFLDKSLAENPHVQVERCLVAPAEDLHQVPDASVDVVVSTLVLCSVKSPEQVMKEVLRVLRPGGAFYFLEHVAGAPSSWTLFWQQIYDPTWICLFDGCHLARETWNDLEKAGFSELKLRHIHAPLKWHPTRPHIIGYAVK